Proteins encoded by one window of Yamadazyma tenuis chromosome 2, complete sequence:
- the COX23 gene encoding Mitochondrial copper homeostasis protein (EggNog:ENOG503P6XV; COG:O), translating into MPEPTKETAKEAPNQSTKPKTINSSEQKPSYDYVETRKDKVDFTKGGVDNYKFYPDNPNSHHHKYNWVNKEPSKFYDPCEQSRQASINCVLRNQDDRSVCQAFFDAYTECRRDFFKKKKEDRQKGKGGWGFWD; encoded by the coding sequence ATGCCTGAGCCCACCAAAGAGACAGCAAAAGAGGCACCCAACCAATCTACCAAGCCCAAAACCATCAACTCCAGCGAACAGAAGCCTTCTTATGACTACGTGGAGACTCGAAAAGACAAAGTCGATTTCACAAAAGGAGGAGTCGACAACTACAAGTTTTACCCAGATAACCCAAATAGCCACCACCATAAGTATAATTGGGTCAACAAAGAGCCCTCTAAGTTCTATGACCCATGTGAACAAAGCAGACAGGCGTCAATTAACTGTGTGTTGAGAAATCAGGACGACCGTTCTGTTTGTCAGGCATTTTTTGATGCATACACTGAATGTCGGAGagattttttcaaaaagaagaaggaagatAGACAGAAGGGGAAAGGTGGATGGGGATTTTGGGATTGA